In Halanaeroarchaeum sp. HSR-CO, one DNA window encodes the following:
- a CDS encoding molybdopterin biosynthesis protein: protein MTRREFRDLASLDQAHTVVGELDLDPGTVTVPLETAGGRVLAERVDATIDVPGFARAGKDGYAVRARDTFGAEETDPAELEIVGEVHAGAPPDVVVGSGEAAEISTGAVMPDGADAVVMVERTEAAGESVLVGTAIAPGDAVMDAGADIAAGERGLGPGTVLTAREIGLLSALGVDEVPVKGEPTVGILSTGDELVRPGESLHHEAGQIYDVNSYTIATAVAEAGGEPRIYPHAEDEREEMERVLRDAADECDLVLSSGSTSASAVDVIYRVIEDRGELLLHGVAVKPGKPMLVGRLDDSAYVGLPGFPVSALTIFRTFVAPAIREAAGRPEPQTASVDGTMAVRERYAEGRTRMLPVGLVENGAGDRLVYPVDKGSGATTSLVEADGFVEVDADTEYLGEGEAVTVTLFSPDVRAPRVLGVGEDDPALARLLDAVRTPRYLAEGTREGLRRLRDGIPDVAVAAGPLSTTPDATEIARWEREWGLVVPAGNPAAVQGVESLVDEDLRFVNRGTNSGLRADLDATIDALADERGASRHEVASEIAGYERTVRAHESPARSVASGTVDVGLGLRSTAERLGLGFVPVGGQPVRVFVAADRREKPGVRDLERALTDDLGEIVESLPGFER, encoded by the coding sequence ATGACCCGACGCGAGTTCCGCGACCTCGCGAGTCTCGACCAGGCCCACACGGTCGTCGGGGAACTGGACCTCGATCCAGGGACCGTGACGGTCCCACTCGAGACGGCCGGAGGCCGGGTCCTGGCCGAGCGGGTCGACGCGACGATCGACGTGCCGGGATTCGCCAGGGCTGGGAAGGACGGCTACGCGGTTCGGGCCCGGGACACGTTCGGTGCCGAGGAGACCGATCCGGCCGAACTCGAAATCGTCGGCGAGGTCCACGCGGGGGCGCCGCCCGACGTGGTCGTCGGTTCCGGCGAGGCCGCGGAGATATCCACCGGCGCGGTCATGCCAGACGGGGCAGACGCCGTGGTCATGGTCGAACGAACGGAGGCGGCCGGCGAGTCGGTCCTCGTCGGCACGGCCATCGCCCCCGGCGATGCCGTCATGGACGCCGGCGCCGACATCGCCGCCGGCGAACGGGGACTCGGTCCCGGGACCGTCCTGACAGCACGGGAGATCGGGCTGCTCTCTGCGCTCGGCGTCGACGAAGTGCCGGTGAAAGGAGAACCGACCGTCGGCATACTCTCGACGGGCGACGAACTCGTCCGACCGGGCGAGTCGCTGCACCACGAGGCGGGCCAGATCTACGATGTCAACAGCTACACCATCGCCACTGCGGTCGCCGAGGCTGGCGGTGAGCCGAGGATCTACCCCCACGCCGAGGACGAACGCGAGGAGATGGAACGCGTCCTCCGCGACGCCGCCGACGAGTGCGATCTGGTCCTCTCCTCCGGGTCGACGAGCGCGAGCGCGGTCGACGTCATCTACCGCGTCATCGAGGACCGTGGCGAGTTGCTGCTCCATGGCGTGGCAGTCAAACCCGGGAAGCCGATGCTGGTCGGTCGCCTCGACGACTCGGCGTACGTCGGATTGCCCGGCTTCCCGGTCTCGGCGCTGACGATCTTCCGGACCTTCGTCGCACCGGCCATCCGCGAGGCCGCCGGCCGCCCCGAACCACAGACGGCGAGCGTCGACGGGACGATGGCGGTCAGAGAACGCTACGCCGAAGGCCGAACGCGCATGCTCCCCGTCGGCCTCGTCGAGAACGGTGCCGGCGACCGACTCGTCTACCCCGTGGACAAGGGGAGTGGGGCGACCACGAGCCTCGTCGAGGCCGACGGGTTCGTCGAGGTCGACGCCGACACCGAATACCTGGGCGAGGGCGAAGCGGTCACGGTGACGCTGTTCTCGCCCGACGTACGCGCTCCCCGCGTCCTGGGCGTGGGCGAGGACGACCCGGCCCTGGCCCGTCTCCTCGATGCGGTCCGGACGCCCCGGTATCTGGCCGAAGGCACGAGAGAGGGGCTTCGCCGCCTGCGAGACGGGATTCCAGACGTCGCGGTCGCCGCCGGGCCGCTCTCCACGACGCCCGATGCGACGGAGATAGCCAGATGGGAACGCGAATGGGGGCTCGTCGTCCCCGCGGGCAATCCAGCCGCAGTCCAGGGCGTCGAGTCGCTGGTGGACGAGGACTTGCGATTCGTGAATCGCGGGACGAACTCGGGGCTCCGCGCCGATCTCGACGCGACGATCGACGCACTCGCCGACGAACGGGGCGCGAGTCGCCACGAGGTCGCGAGCGAGATTGCGGGCTACGAACGCACGGTTCGGGCCCACGAGAGTCCCGCCCGTTCGGTCGCCAGTGGAACGGTCGACGTGGGACTCGGGTTGCGGTCCACGGCCGAACGCCTCGGGCTCGGGTTCGTCCCGGTGGGCGGCCAGCCAGTTCGGGTGTTCGTCGCCGCGGATCGACGGGAAAAACCAGGTGTTCGAGACCTCGAACGGGCACTGACGGACGACCTGGGAGAGATCGTCGAGTCGCTACCGGGCTTCGAGCGCTGA
- a CDS encoding fasciclin domain-containing protein, which translates to MKHYKRRTVLKTVGGTGALLAVGTGSAVARGPPSGSPGRQRQGASAENTIYDIAAGNDDFSTLVAALDKTGLDDVLKGDGQYTVFAPTNAAFAALLDDLGISAEELLARDDLTEILLYHVTNGRRYSPSVVNAPKIRMLNEQDVTVDGTVLNGNVNLITDLVDIEASNGVIHAIDGVLLP; encoded by the coding sequence GTGAAACACTACAAACGACGGACCGTCCTGAAAACGGTCGGTGGAACCGGTGCACTTCTCGCAGTCGGGACCGGATCGGCAGTGGCACGTGGCCCGCCCTCGGGCAGCCCCGGCCGACAACGGCAGGGTGCAAGTGCCGAGAACACGATATACGATATCGCGGCCGGGAACGATGACTTCTCCACTCTGGTCGCCGCCCTCGATAAAACGGGTCTCGACGACGTCCTCAAGGGAGACGGTCAGTACACCGTCTTCGCACCGACGAATGCTGCGTTCGCGGCATTGCTCGACGACCTCGGGATCTCCGCGGAGGAATTGCTCGCCCGAGATGACCTGACAGAAATCCTCCTGTACCACGTGACGAACGGCCGTCGGTACTCGCCATCGGTCGTCAATGCACCGAAAATCAGGATGCTGAACGAGCAAGACGTTACTGTGGACGGGACCGTGCTCAACGGGAACGTGAACCTCATAACCGACCTCGTCGACATCGAGGCATCGAACGGTGTGATTCACGCCATCGACGGCGTCCTGTTGCCCTGA
- a CDS encoding 4a-hydroxytetrahydrobiopterin dehydratase — protein MVDALEDDEVESNLPNGWELDGDEIVRTYEFEDYLVGMSFAVEVAELAEEEFHHPEMTIGYETVEVRYTTHEHGGITERDIKMAGLTDELR, from the coding sequence ATGGTAGACGCGCTCGAGGACGACGAGGTAGAATCGAACCTACCGAACGGGTGGGAACTCGACGGTGACGAGATCGTTCGCACCTACGAGTTCGAGGATTATCTGGTCGGGATGTCGTTCGCGGTCGAGGTCGCCGAACTCGCCGAAGAGGAGTTCCACCATCCGGAGATGACCATCGGGTACGAGACCGTCGAGGTACGCTACACCACCCACGAACACGGGGGAATAACCGAACGCGACATCAAGATGGCCGGACTGACCGACGAGCTTCGGTGA
- the glp gene encoding gephyrin-like molybdotransferase Glp — translation MTAHGDRRHAGFKHRTRVEEARATLESLVEMVDGTERVPLAEADGRVLAEGVTAQTNVPGYPRAAMDGFAVRATDTFGASDRSPELLRTDDETVDPGTAVRVHTGSELPDGADAVVMVEHVEAVGDDLEVYDAVAEGENVGPVGEDVEAGTHLYDPGHQLRPSDLGLLKSVDVREVAVRAHPDVAVIPTGEEVVQTDPGPGEVIETNGLTVSQLVERWGGTTRYRDVVTDDEDRLRAALERDLDADIIVTTGGSSVGERDLTVDVVEDLGEVVVHGVALKPGHPVAIGAVESTPIILLPGYPVSCIVNAMQFLRPAVKWALGTERIDPPTVSARLDGKVRSEPGIRTFARVTLERDDDGWVATPVSASGAGVLSTVALADGWVQVPESTEGYPTDSEIVVQRWEAMV, via the coding sequence ATGACAGCACATGGGGATCGACGACACGCGGGATTCAAGCATCGAACCCGCGTCGAGGAGGCCAGAGCCACGCTCGAATCGCTCGTCGAGATGGTCGACGGGACCGAACGCGTGCCACTCGCCGAGGCGGACGGACGGGTGTTAGCCGAAGGGGTGACCGCTCAGACGAACGTCCCGGGGTATCCACGGGCAGCCATGGATGGGTTCGCCGTGCGTGCCACGGACACGTTCGGGGCCAGCGATCGGTCGCCGGAACTGCTCCGGACCGACGACGAGACCGTCGATCCGGGTACGGCGGTCAGAGTGCATACGGGAAGCGAACTACCCGACGGTGCCGACGCAGTCGTGATGGTCGAACACGTCGAAGCTGTCGGCGACGACCTGGAGGTGTACGACGCGGTCGCCGAAGGCGAGAACGTGGGACCGGTCGGCGAGGACGTCGAAGCGGGCACCCACCTCTACGATCCGGGCCACCAGTTGCGCCCCTCCGACCTCGGGTTGCTCAAATCCGTCGACGTCCGCGAGGTGGCGGTGCGAGCCCACCCCGACGTGGCCGTCATCCCCACCGGCGAGGAGGTCGTACAGACCGACCCGGGCCCCGGCGAAGTGATCGAGACGAACGGCCTGACGGTGAGCCAACTCGTCGAACGATGGGGCGGAACGACGCGATACCGCGACGTCGTGACCGACGACGAGGACCGACTGCGCGCGGCACTGGAACGCGACCTCGACGCGGACATTATCGTCACCACGGGCGGGTCCTCGGTCGGTGAACGGGACCTCACCGTCGACGTCGTCGAGGACCTCGGTGAGGTGGTGGTACACGGTGTGGCGCTCAAGCCGGGCCACCCGGTCGCCATCGGGGCGGTCGAGTCGACCCCGATCATCCTCCTCCCGGGATACCCGGTCTCCTGTATCGTCAACGCCATGCAGTTCCTGCGGCCGGCCGTCAAGTGGGCGCTCGGCACCGAACGAATCGATCCCCCGACCGTCTCCGCCCGCCTCGACGGGAAGGTCCGAAGCGAACCAGGCATTCGCACCTTCGCCCGAGTGACCCTGGAACGCGACGACGACGGCTGGGTCGCCACCCCGGTGAGTGCGAGCGGCGCCGGGGTGCTCTCGACGGTGGCGCTGGCAGACGGCTGGGTCCAGGTGCCCGAATCCACGGAAGGATACCCGACCGATAGCGAGATCGTCGTCCAACGGTGGGAGGCCATGGTATGA
- the lwrS gene encoding LWR-salt protein: MWARYRFAVTFRLDPARDVSLDPDSFETSMTRAADDPGEPGWRFFRDTLWRGELADPAHFSALTESALGVTVLSVDYRAFETDEEYRLALRAAIEDDLPSFKDDSVDAVLNKYFGSTTEVR; encoded by the coding sequence ATGTGGGCCCGTTACCGGTTCGCCGTCACGTTCCGTCTGGACCCGGCCCGTGACGTCTCGCTGGATCCCGATTCCTTCGAGACGAGCATGACACGGGCGGCCGACGATCCGGGCGAACCGGGATGGCGATTCTTCCGGGACACCCTCTGGCGGGGCGAACTCGCCGACCCGGCGCACTTCAGCGCGCTGACCGAGTCGGCGCTCGGCGTGACGGTCCTCTCGGTCGACTATCGGGCGTTCGAGACGGACGAGGAGTATCGACTGGCGCTGAGAGCGGCCATCGAGGACGACCTGCCCTCCTTCAAGGACGATTCGGTCGACGCGGTCCTGAACAAGTACTTCGGCAGCACCACCGAGGTCCGATAG
- a CDS encoding HAD family hydrolase: MDPRSYDVWLLDLDGTLVDTEWSYTREVFDRVGDELGRSFSDREAELLWHGLGGTRNGYLRQWGVDVDAFWSTFHALEDPDARAEATYLHDDAAFVGDLDAPVGVVTHSQPFLAGPVIDALDIGDWFDVVVSCSDEIGWKPDPQPVQLALDLLEVDTADATGVLAGDGASDIGAAWNAGLDGIHVERHGYDHRGHCVLGDHRVRSFDELWATGAAD, translated from the coding sequence ATGGACCCCCGTTCGTACGACGTCTGGCTCCTCGACCTCGACGGGACCCTCGTGGACACCGAGTGGTCGTACACCCGCGAGGTCTTCGACCGGGTCGGCGACGAACTGGGTCGCTCCTTTTCCGATCGCGAAGCGGAGCTCCTCTGGCACGGTCTCGGCGGAACCCGCAACGGCTATCTCCGCCAGTGGGGCGTCGACGTCGACGCGTTCTGGTCGACGTTCCACGCCCTCGAGGATCCCGACGCGAGAGCGGAGGCCACCTACCTCCACGACGACGCGGCGTTCGTCGGGGACCTCGACGCCCCCGTCGGCGTCGTCACCCACTCACAGCCCTTCCTGGCGGGGCCGGTGATCGACGCGCTCGACATCGGCGACTGGTTCGACGTGGTGGTCTCCTGCTCCGACGAGATCGGGTGGAAGCCCGACCCACAACCGGTGCAACTCGCGCTCGATCTCCTCGAAGTGGACACCGCGGACGCGACGGGCGTCCTCGCCGGCGACGGCGCTAGCGACATCGGCGCGGCCTGGAACGCCGGTCTCGACGGGATTCACGTCGAGCGGCACGGCTACGACCACCGGGGCCACTGCGTGCTCGGCGATCATCGCGTCCGCTCGTTCGACGAGTTGTGGGCGACCGGCGCGGCGGACTGA
- the hemA gene encoding glutamyl-tRNA reductase, translating to MNRHSTVVTGARVTHDDARVCDLESVRRETERDLLAELRTESAVEEAFALQTCHRVEVYVVTGAVAAGEGALAAVGFDADDAHIMDHEDSIRHLMRVAAGLESVVVGEDQIIGQVRDAYENAESAGAIGTVLGEAIPKAIRVGERARTETKINEGVVSLGSAAVQLADREVGIAGATATVVGIGEMGTLTSLALDRSDVDDLYVANRTPERARNIVDVHDVDATVLGLGDLPDRLPETDVLVAATGAQTPVVDAEWLANAGEVYCIDLGQPRDVAPGASDLPGVTLRNLDDLDEVTERTRAQRAAAAEAVEDIIDEEFDRLVEQFKRKRADEVIAAMYDGADRIRRREFQTALAKLDDRGTVTDEQRQVVEAFGEALVSQLLSAPTRALRDAAEADDWSTIATAIRLFDPEFEDEDVLASEFLAGPRTEDTAVSVDGGDADE from the coding sequence GTGAACCGACATTCGACGGTCGTGACCGGCGCCCGGGTGACCCACGACGACGCCAGGGTCTGTGACCTCGAGTCGGTCCGACGTGAGACCGAACGCGACCTCCTCGCCGAACTCCGCACCGAGTCGGCGGTCGAGGAGGCGTTCGCCCTCCAGACGTGCCATCGTGTCGAAGTGTACGTCGTGACCGGCGCTGTGGCGGCCGGCGAGGGGGCACTCGCCGCCGTCGGCTTCGATGCCGACGACGCGCACATCATGGACCACGAGGACAGCATCCGCCATCTCATGCGCGTGGCTGCCGGTCTCGAATCGGTCGTCGTCGGCGAGGACCAGATCATCGGGCAGGTCAGGGACGCCTACGAGAACGCCGAATCCGCCGGTGCCATCGGGACGGTACTCGGCGAAGCCATCCCGAAGGCCATCCGCGTCGGCGAACGTGCCCGGACGGAGACGAAGATCAACGAAGGCGTCGTCTCCCTCGGATCCGCCGCCGTCCAGCTGGCCGACCGTGAGGTCGGCATCGCGGGCGCCACCGCTACCGTCGTCGGCATCGGCGAGATGGGGACGTTGACCAGCCTTGCGCTCGACAGGAGCGATGTCGACGATCTGTACGTGGCCAACCGGACCCCGGAGCGCGCCCGGAACATCGTCGACGTCCACGACGTGGATGCGACGGTACTCGGCCTCGGTGACCTCCCGGATCGATTGCCGGAGACCGACGTTCTGGTCGCCGCTACCGGGGCGCAAACGCCGGTGGTCGACGCCGAATGGCTCGCGAACGCGGGCGAGGTCTACTGTATCGACCTCGGACAACCGCGAGACGTCGCCCCGGGCGCGAGTGACCTCCCCGGGGTAACTCTCAGGAACCTCGACGACCTCGACGAGGTGACCGAACGGACCAGAGCCCAGCGGGCGGCCGCCGCCGAGGCCGTCGAGGACATCATCGACGAGGAGTTCGACCGTCTCGTCGAACAGTTCAAACGCAAGCGTGCCGACGAGGTCATCGCCGCCATGTACGACGGTGCCGACCGCATCAGACGTCGCGAGTTCCAGACCGCGCTGGCGAAACTCGACGACAGGGGGACGGTGACGGACGAACAGCGCCAGGTCGTCGAGGCGTTCGGCGAGGCCCTCGTCTCGCAGTTGCTCTCGGCGCCGACGCGGGCGTTGCGCGACGCGGCCGAGGCGGACGACTGGTCGACTATCGCGACGGCCATCCGACTGTTCGACCCCGAATTCGAGGACGAGGACGTCCTCGCCAGCGAGTTCCTCGCCGGGCCGCGCACCGAGGACACGGCGGTCTCCGTGGACGGCGGCGACGCCGACGAATAA